A window of the Haloquadratum walsbyi C23 genome harbors these coding sequences:
- a CDS encoding N-6 DNA methylase, which translates to MCEKESPTLEDELSVERAGTNSTVSRQEDVSKRKATGAFYTPPELANFVVDRGLSLRNTSERLSALDPSVGGGVFLDSIAQRFQNEPEISLELVGVDIEERALAATEDVLAAYDQSTMTVNLAHDDFFRWRWSAMDADFDLIVGNPPWGLTSSEANGSPIYRELSLDFVHHSLQLLGDNGCLSLLLPGTWVFSRSDTEFRDFLLGLNRSIEIYQISPDWFPDATFTVEPVVLIVGSKAGEQDPQLSIYDATSIPINSNQLYQLPLDRFHDYPAQKFPIAPASFHRFINGSELSNIVTTPPGLGYQPYSGVKTYANKTYVYDAVSAMENKNNDDIEIRMSLDDSEKQNGVESDCPVLIPYDKGGRTRDKDWTAFWTPTRHYLRWDAEAVTYYRSKGGLRNEETYFTDGIHFSSSGRNCPVFRLSTGLVYDADFPFVPVEGREQWDLLSLLNSPPCMYLIKHCINPTVHFKNQDFEDVPLPEFKQMDTDVLVNTGRQITKVRKGEGRVPVDMYRKLSKESAELYGLSDDEEETVWKWFERARLQS; encoded by the coding sequence ATGTGTGAGAAAGAATCGCCTACACTTGAGGATGAGCTATCTGTGGAACGAGCGGGGACTAATTCGACTGTTTCGCGCCAAGAAGACGTTTCAAAACGCAAGGCGACGGGCGCGTTCTACACGCCTCCAGAACTGGCAAACTTCGTCGTTGACCGGGGACTGAGCCTTCGAAACACGTCTGAGCGGCTCTCTGCTCTTGATCCTTCTGTCGGTGGTGGGGTGTTCTTAGACAGTATTGCCCAGCGGTTTCAAAATGAACCAGAAATCTCTCTTGAGCTGGTCGGTGTTGATATCGAAGAGCGTGCGCTTGCTGCCACCGAAGATGTTCTAGCAGCATACGACCAGTCGACGATGACGGTCAACCTAGCTCATGACGACTTCTTCCGCTGGCGTTGGTCGGCGATGGACGCTGATTTCGACCTCATCGTCGGGAACCCACCGTGGGGACTGACAAGTTCCGAGGCGAACGGGTCACCGATTTACCGGGAGTTGTCCCTGGATTTCGTCCATCATAGTCTCCAACTGCTGGGCGATAACGGATGTCTAAGCCTCCTCCTTCCGGGAACATGGGTATTCTCACGCTCAGATACAGAATTCCGCGATTTTCTCCTTGGCCTGAATCGGTCTATTGAGATATATCAAATCAGTCCGGACTGGTTCCCTGATGCAACTTTTACAGTTGAACCGGTTGTCTTGATCGTGGGGTCGAAAGCGGGCGAACAGGATCCACAGCTATCAATCTATGACGCGACAAGCATCCCGATAAACAGTAACCAACTCTATCAGTTGCCGTTAGACCGCTTCCACGACTATCCCGCACAGAAGTTCCCGATCGCCCCAGCATCTTTTCATAGATTCATTAATGGGTCTGAACTGTCGAACATAGTCACTACCCCACCCGGACTCGGGTATCAGCCGTATAGCGGTGTTAAAACATATGCGAACAAGACGTATGTCTACGACGCCGTGAGCGCCATGGAAAATAAAAATAATGATGATATCGAGATTCGGATGTCGCTTGACGACAGCGAAAAGCAAAATGGCGTTGAGTCTGATTGTCCTGTTCTTATACCATATGATAAAGGCGGGCGAACCAGAGATAAAGATTGGACGGCATTCTGGACTCCCACTCGACACTACCTTCGATGGGACGCTGAGGCAGTTACATACTACCGCTCGAAAGGCGGTCTCAGAAATGAAGAGACGTATTTCACTGACGGGATTCACTTCTCATCGAGTGGCCGAAACTGCCCAGTGTTTCGGCTCTCAACCGGACTAGTCTACGACGCCGACTTCCCGTTCGTCCCAGTCGAGGGTCGTGAGCAGTGGGATCTCCTGTCCCTGCTCAACAGTCCACCGTGCATGTATTTGATCAAGCACTGTATCAATCCAACTGTTCATTTCAAAAACCAGGACTTCGAAGACGTTCCGCTCCCGGAGTTCAAGCAGATGGATACTGATGTGCTAGTTAACACAGGTCGCCAAATCACGAAGGTCCGAAAAGGAGAGGGACGAGTTCCAGTCGACATGTATCGGAAGCTATCGAAGGAAAGCGCGGAGTTGTACGGATTAAGTGACGACGAGGAGGAGACGGTGTGGAAGTGGTTTGAGCGAGCTCGGCTTCAGTCCTGA
- a CDS encoding DUF7263 family protein: MSRLTILVLVGRGDEHGDTLLEILLRDVSERLALRVEVPVRIYRPDDSASFMIQYLDLYDLVRRLCRDLDVLTEIYRRFIVEAIKSLTITNLTTAVPSLAGRSARVSIHDTPIIDRGTPTKSLIRRRVLIESYTTRSQDIVLANVSGSESSNISIPEHVGDVTVSILPTTNRTVQTIRADGRVVRHNPTGLSVQKHHISSSRHPLNISIVSTGNTSGKLLIAWQTADTTLAWVEVRVGE; the protein is encoded by the coding sequence GTGAGCCGTCTCACCATCCTCGTTCTCGTAGGTCGTGGGGACGAGCACGGGGATACCCTCCTCGAGATACTCCTGCGAGACGTTTCTGAGCGTCTCGCTCTCCGTGTCGAGGTTCCTGTCCGTATCTATCGTCCCGACGACTCCGCCTCGTTCATGATTCAGTATCTCGACCTCTACGACCTCGTGCGACGTCTCTGTCGTGACCTCGACGTCCTCACCGAGATTTATCGCAGGTTCATCGTTGAGGCTATTAAATCACTCACTATCACGAACCTTACAACAGCAGTCCCATCATTAGCTGGTCGATCCGCCCGAGTTAGCATTCATGATACACCAATTATTGACCGTGGCACGCCGACAAAGTCACTAATTCGCCGACGCGTCCTCATTGAGTCATACACAACACGTTCTCAGGATATTGTACTCGCCAACGTATCTGGGAGCGAATCGTCCAACATCTCTATTCCAGAACATGTTGGAGACGTGACTGTATCCATCTTACCAACTACGAATCGGACAGTCCAAACTATCCGGGCAGATGGTCGGGTAGTTAGGCATAATCCAACGGGACTCAGTGTACAAAAGCATCATATTTCTTCATCGAGACATCCACTTAATATCTCGATTGTCTCAACCGGTAATACCTCAGGAAAACTACTGATTGCGTGGCAGACAGCAGATACAACGCTCGCGTGGGTGGAGGTGCGTGTCGGTGAGTAA
- a CDS encoding tyrosine-type recombinase/integrase: protein MRDSDRQTIADAFNRDLDPLAKYTQKFDSIEINPFELYIDERLSKKDLAKGTDEEYRRSFQQWQEFMYNEKRHFACPNKTHVSRFIDYLQEERGNAAGTIKNRLMYLNQAYKYWQDDAAFPHSRDYNPIDLAKKTADLSGEPQKKLQRLTVNELSKKLQEITNIRDQAFVLIQLKLGLRASEVCNIKISEIHLSNTVIEDHYTKMGTAKALDDRRNAIYIPHDRERNKSRKPRVLPLDYELREVLLRYILIRPDINEPWLFLSKIGRQKLKYSDINKIWKNYFHPEYAETERFRAVTSHYGRHRFTTYWGVEQDLSRELVKYMRGDTPGGSKLENLDVMDEYIHTYYEDIETIYREQIYQFGL from the coding sequence ATGCGTGATTCTGATCGGCAAACAATTGCAGATGCGTTCAATCGCGATTTGGATCCACTTGCAAAGTATACCCAGAAATTTGATTCGATCGAAATAAATCCATTTGAGTTGTATATAGATGAACGACTGTCGAAAAAAGACTTAGCGAAGGGAACGGACGAGGAGTACCGTCGCTCATTTCAGCAATGGCAAGAATTCATGTACAACGAGAAGCGCCATTTTGCATGTCCAAATAAAACCCATGTGAGTCGGTTCATTGATTACTTGCAGGAAGAGCGTGGCAATGCGGCAGGGACGATCAAAAATCGGCTGATGTATCTTAATCAAGCGTACAAATATTGGCAGGATGATGCAGCATTCCCTCACTCACGTGACTACAATCCAATTGATCTAGCAAAAAAAACCGCTGACCTCAGCGGTGAACCGCAAAAGAAGCTACAACGATTAACTGTGAATGAGCTATCAAAGAAATTACAAGAAATCACGAATATTCGAGATCAAGCTTTTGTCTTGATACAACTCAAACTTGGGCTTCGTGCAAGCGAGGTATGCAACATTAAAATCTCAGAAATTCATCTCTCTAATACTGTTATTGAAGATCATTATACTAAAATGGGGACCGCTAAAGCGTTAGATGATCGTAGAAACGCTATTTATATTCCTCACGACAGAGAGCGAAATAAGTCTCGAAAGCCCCGCGTTCTTCCATTGGATTATGAATTGCGTGAAGTACTCTTGAGATATATTTTGATTCGCCCTGATATTAATGAGCCATGGCTGTTCCTATCGAAAATTGGGCGTCAAAAACTTAAATACAGTGACATTAATAAGATATGGAAAAATTATTTTCATCCAGAATACGCTGAGACTGAAAGATTCCGGGCAGTAACAAGTCACTATGGTCGTCATCGATTTACAACTTACTGGGGGGTAGAACAGGATTTGAGCCGAGAGTTGGTTAAATATATGCGCGGTGATACGCCCGGTGGTTCAAAACTAGAGAATCTTGATGTAATGGACGAATATATTCATACATATTATGAGGATATTGAGACAATCTATAGAGAGCAAATATACCAATTTGGATTATAA
- a CDS encoding IS5-like element ISHwa3 family transposase: MTQISRFTSEIVPISQRVTGDGDESAAPEGGGGFADYALVSLHCLRIYLDTSYRMTIDLLKEMPQITGEIGLEAADLPSPSTLCKAFDRISMSVCRVLLRQSAQLHDPSEHGAIDATFYERSAASRHYCQRISYRVQKLKVTKLVDTASQAVLDVHCSTNRKGSDADLAEQIARRNAGDLRSLAADKGYDKQSLRESLRDLGIRPLIKHRIFAPYDHAHNARIDEQRYNQRSMTETVNSAVKRSLGFAVRARTWFREFREIALMCVVYNIKRAVKQ, from the coding sequence ATGACGCAAATCTCCCGCTTCACTAGCGAGATTGTCCCGATTTCTCAAAGGGTTACTGGCGACGGAGACGAATCCGCCGCCCCGGAAGGTGGCGGCGGATTCGCCGACTACGCGCTCGTTTCCCTCCATTGTCTCCGAATTTACCTCGACACGTCCTACCGGATGACGATTGACCTGCTGAAGGAGATGCCACAAATAACCGGGGAGATCGGCCTTGAAGCGGCCGATCTCCCCTCACCATCCACGTTGTGTAAGGCGTTCGACCGGATCAGCATGAGCGTCTGTCGAGTGCTGCTGCGCCAGTCGGCGCAGCTGCACGACCCCTCCGAACACGGTGCGATCGACGCTACCTTCTACGAACGCTCAGCTGCGAGCCGCCACTACTGCCAGCGAATCAGCTACCGCGTGCAGAAATTGAAGGTCACGAAACTCGTCGATACAGCGTCGCAGGCCGTCCTCGACGTACACTGTTCGACGAACCGGAAGGGAAGTGACGCAGACCTTGCCGAGCAGATCGCCCGCCGAAACGCGGGCGATCTGCGGTCGCTCGCCGCCGACAAGGGATACGACAAGCAATCGCTCCGCGAATCTCTTCGTGACCTCGGGATTCGCCCGCTCATCAAACATCGTATCTTCGCTCCGTACGACCACGCTCATAACGCCAGAATCGACGAACAACGCTACAATCAGCGCTCAATGACCGAGACAGTGAACTCGGCTGTCAAGCGCTCGCTCGGCTTCGCCGTGCGAGCGCGTACTTGGTTCCGTGAGTTCCGAGAAATCGCGCTGATGTGTGTGGTCTATAACATCAAGCGAGCCGTGAAACAGTGA
- a CDS encoding TATA-box-binding protein, with the protein MVKVVNIVTSGSLGTELDLENVYRDVGAIGEYDPNKYPAVYFRFKEDAPLVTLYRTGKYIVTGADSKEEAYSIRDRFLGLLAEQGMIAEQDDEWFRIQNLVCTAELGESLNLNALAIGLGLEMTEYEPEQFPGLTYRPTGTDSVVLLFASGRVVITGSPDLDTAEETFAALQEEVTDLLAID; encoded by the coding sequence ATGGTTAAAGTCGTTAATATCGTAACGTCTGGGTCTCTCGGCACTGAACTAGATCTAGAGAATGTATATCGCGATGTTGGAGCAATTGGTGAGTACGATCCCAACAAATATCCAGCAGTGTATTTCAGATTCAAAGAAGACGCTCCTTTGGTTACTCTCTATAGAACTGGGAAGTACATCGTAACCGGAGCAGATTCAAAGGAAGAGGCGTATTCGATACGCGACCGCTTCCTCGGTCTGCTTGCAGAGCAGGGGATGATTGCAGAGCAGGATGACGAGTGGTTTCGAATTCAGAACCTCGTCTGTACGGCAGAACTGGGGGAGTCGTTGAATCTCAATGCACTCGCAATCGGTCTTGGTCTCGAAATGACTGAATACGAGCCTGAGCAGTTCCCTGGGTTGACTTATCGACCAACCGGTACCGATAGTGTCGTTCTCCTCTTCGCCTCTGGCCGTGTCGTGATTACGGGCAGCCCTGACCTCGATACAGCAGAGGAGACGTTCGCCGCGTTACAAGAAGAAGTGACAGACCTCCTTGCCATCGACTAA
- a CDS encoding DNA methyltransferase, giving the protein MNSNPEISPLNEEIMSDNGKGSLFYRVHPYPTKVPPSILKQLIEHYTDPGDLVLDPFCGSGATGYAAKLSGRDFSISDLSPYAVHIARGYTESCSTDEIDDALETVFTILKETRDTYKTACRSCQRQVEGRYWVWSWEFECPTCENTWTLDPDEGQSGRGKVTCPDCDTEHSQSDVHSGQDVPIRVAYKCSECNSKAVEKQVSPAEQDRLVALEDSDVGSSRYDRPMMHVEDGTEWGDQYRDGNHEYVNSVSSFFTGRNWEILVELWETLESVENNLVRNALEFAFTASLYTSSKMVRCRPKRDGRSNNPGTLYLPPLALEQNVFRVFERRVKKVRKLKIKLSGAEAQQMLTSDGIAARGEGTIGVRDARDLEDLKDDSVDYVVTDPPFGDSLQYAELNFIPESFIGTFTEAENEIVVNDTRSVSETEYLDRMGDAFEEAYRVLKLGGYISIIFNNTSPLVWAGMKRRLLKSGFELPAVTGIVKGHASKNQTVYAGSTSRFDPVFHARKPRDLESVSEIIEYSEEESEELAIDVASGVIEEDSHKEFADSIAYIHSQVTQRLLEMDAIVHPPSPKTLKRLLEDAGQADFVEA; this is encoded by the coding sequence ATGAATTCTAACCCTGAGATTTCGCCGTTGAACGAGGAAATCATGTCAGATAATGGAAAGGGATCCCTCTTTTACCGGGTACACCCTTACCCCACTAAGGTTCCTCCATCTATTCTAAAACAACTGATCGAGCACTACACTGATCCTGGTGATTTGGTACTTGATCCGTTCTGCGGTAGCGGCGCAACAGGATACGCTGCAAAGCTCTCCGGGCGGGACTTTTCAATCTCAGATCTTAGTCCCTACGCAGTCCATATTGCTCGAGGATACACTGAATCTTGCTCGACAGATGAGATCGACGATGCATTAGAGACCGTTTTCACTATCCTCAAAGAGACCCGAGATACCTACAAAACGGCTTGTCGATCCTGCCAACGGCAAGTGGAAGGTCGATATTGGGTCTGGTCGTGGGAATTTGAGTGCCCAACATGCGAAAATACTTGGACGCTAGATCCTGATGAAGGGCAGTCGGGCCGAGGTAAAGTAACATGTCCAGACTGCGACACAGAACACTCACAGAGCGACGTACATTCTGGTCAAGATGTTCCGATTCGAGTTGCGTATAAATGCTCGGAGTGCAACAGCAAGGCCGTCGAAAAGCAGGTATCTCCAGCAGAACAGGATCGACTTGTCGCACTGGAAGACTCCGACGTTGGATCGAGTCGCTACGACCGACCGATGATGCACGTCGAAGATGGCACTGAGTGGGGTGACCAGTACCGTGACGGCAATCACGAGTACGTAAACTCGGTGTCTTCGTTCTTCACTGGTCGAAATTGGGAGATATTGGTCGAACTCTGGGAAACACTAGAGTCAGTGGAAAATAATCTGGTGCGAAATGCCCTCGAATTTGCCTTTACTGCGTCTCTTTACACCTCCTCAAAAATGGTTCGCTGCCGGCCTAAACGAGATGGCCGAAGTAATAATCCAGGAACGCTATATCTCCCACCCTTAGCCCTCGAACAGAATGTCTTCAGGGTTTTCGAAAGACGGGTTAAGAAAGTACGGAAGCTCAAGATTAAACTGTCAGGTGCAGAAGCCCAACAAATGCTGACCTCTGATGGAATCGCCGCACGTGGGGAAGGGACCATTGGGGTTCGAGATGCGCGAGATCTCGAGGACCTGAAAGACGATTCAGTAGATTACGTGGTCACTGATCCCCCGTTCGGTGATAGTCTTCAGTACGCAGAATTGAATTTCATCCCAGAGTCGTTTATTGGCACTTTCACTGAGGCAGAGAACGAAATCGTCGTCAACGATACCCGATCAGTTTCTGAGACGGAATATCTTGATCGGATGGGGGACGCATTTGAAGAGGCGTATCGCGTCCTCAAGTTGGGGGGGTATATATCTATTATCTTTAATAATACCTCGCCACTCGTTTGGGCAGGGATGAAACGACGTCTCCTCAAATCTGGGTTCGAACTTCCAGCAGTAACAGGAATTGTCAAGGGACACGCAAGTAAGAACCAGACCGTGTATGCAGGATCAACGAGCCGGTTCGACCCTGTATTCCACGCACGTAAACCGAGAGACTTAGAGTCCGTATCCGAGATTATCGAATATTCAGAGGAAGAGAGTGAGGAACTCGCCATTGATGTCGCATCAGGGGTTATCGAAGAGGATTCTCACAAAGAGTTCGCGGATTCAATCGCGTATATCCACAGTCAGGTGACTCAACGTCTTCTGGAGATGGATGCAATCGTTCATCCTCCCTCTCCAAAAACACTCAAGCGTCTCTTAGAAGACGCGGGTCAAGCTGATTTCGTCGAGGCCTGA